The segment CGACCACCGAGGTGAGGGCGGGGGTGACCAGGTCGAGGAAGCGGTCGTAGACGGAGCGCTGGACGAGGATCCGGGTGCGGGCGCAGCAGTCCTGGCCGGTGTTGTCGAGGTAGGCCATGGGGGCGGCGGCGGCCGCCGTTTCGAGGTCGGCGTCGGCGAAGACGATGTTGGGGCTCTTGCCGCCGAGTTCGAGGGTGACCCGCTTCACCCGGTCGGCGCACTTGGACATGATCTGCTTGCCGACCCGGGTGGAGCCGGTGAAGACGATCTTCGCGATGCCGGGGTGTTCGACGAGGGCGTCGCCGGTGACCGCTCCGTGGCCGGGGAGCACCTGGAAGAGGTGTTCGGGGATCCCGGCTTCGAGGGCGAGTTCGGCGAGGCGCAGGGCGGTGAGGGGGGTGGTTTCGGCGGGCTTGAGGATGACGGCGTTGCCGGCGGCGAGGGCGGGTGCCAGGCCCCAGGCGGCGATCGGCATGGGGAAGTTCCAGGGGGCGATCACGCCGATGACGCCGAGGGGTTCGAGGAAGGTGACGTCGATGCCTCCCGCGACGGGGATCTGGCGTCCGCTGAGGCGTTCGACTCCGCCGGCCGCGTAGTCGAGCAGGTCGCGGACGTTGCCCGCCTCCCAGCGGGCGTTGCCGAGGGTGTGGCCGGCTTCGCGGACCTCCAGCCGGGCCAGTTCCTCCAGGTGGCCGTCGACGACCGCGGCGAAGCGGCGCAGGAGCCGGGCCCGGTCGGCGGGGGCGGCGGCGGCCCAGCCGCGCTGGGCGGCGGTGGCGCGTGCGACGGCACTGTCGACGTCGTCCCGTGTGGCGGCCGGGACGGTGGCGACGAGTTCCTCGGTGGCCGGGTTGAGCACCCTCAGGTGGGAGGGGTCCAGCGCTTCGGACACGTGGTGCCTTTCTGGGACGGGTGCGGTGCGGAGCGGGACGGTCAGAGGCGTTCGAAGGAGCGGCGGCGTTCCCAGTCGGTGACCGCGGAGTCGTAGGCGTCGAGTTCGACGCGGGCCATGTTGCGGTAGTGGGCGACGACTTCGGGGCCGAACGCGGCCTTGGCGATCTCGCTGTTCTCCCAGAGTTCCGCGGCCTCGCGCAGGGTGGTGGGGACGTGGGCGAAGTCGGCGGTGTAGGCGTTGCCGGTGCAGGCCTCGGGGAGTTCGAGGCGGTTCTCGACGCCGTAGAGGCCGGCCGCGACCAGGCCGGCGACGGCGAGGTAGGGGTTGACGTCGCCGCCGGGGAGGCGGTTCTCGAAGCGCATGGAGCGGCCGTGGCCGACCACGCGCAGGGCGCAGGTGCGGTTGTCGACGCCCCAGGCGACGGCGGTGGGCGCGAAGGATCCCGGGCGGAAACGCTTGTACGAGTTGATGTTGGGGGCGTAGAGAAGGGAGAAGTCGCGCAGCGCCGCCAGCTGGCCGGCCAGGAAGTGCCGCATGAGCGGTGACATGCCGCCCGGTCCGTCCCCGGCCATGGCGTTGCGTCCGTCGGTGTCGGTGAGCGAGAGGTGGATGTGGCAGGAGTTGCCCTCGCGCTCGTCGAACTTGGCCATGAAGGTGAGCGAGACGCCTTCCTGGGAGGCGATCTCCTTGGCGCCGGTCTTGTAGACGGAGTGCTGGTCGCAGGTGGTGAGCGCCTCGTCGTAGCGGAAGGCGATCTCGTGCTGGCCGAGGTTGCACTCGCCCTTGGCGGACTCGACGGTCAGTCCGGCGGTCTGCATCTCGTTGCGGATGCGGCGCAGCAGGGGTTCGATGCGGCCGGTGCCGAGGACGGAGTAGTCGATGTTGTACTGGTTGGCGGGGGTCAGGGCGCGGTAGTCGGCGTTCCAGGCCTGTTCGTAGGTGTCCTGGAAGACCATGAACTCCAGCTCGGTGCCGACCATGGCGGTGTAGCCGTGTTCGGCGAGGCGCTCCAGCTGGCGGCGCAGGATCTGGCGGGGCGCGGCGACGACCGGCGTGCCGTCGTGCCAGGCGAGGTCCGCGAGGACGAACGCGCTGCCGGGGTTCCAGGGGATGCGGCGGAGGGTGGCGAGGTCGGGGTGCATGGCGAAGTCGCCGTAGCCCCGGTCCCAGGAGGACATCTCGTAGCCGTCGACGGTGTTCATGTCGGTGTCGACGGCGAGGAGGTAGTTGCAGCCCTCGGTGCCGTGGTCGAGTACCTCGTCGAGGAAGAACTGTGCGGCGAACCGCTTGCCCTGAAGTCGTCCCTGCATGTCGGGAAAGGCGAGGACGACGGTGTCGATCTCGCCGCCTGCGACGAGGGCGCGAAGCTCCTCGGGCGCGAGCGGCGGCTTGCGGTCTACCACGGGGATCTCTCCTTCGGTGAGCCGAGAAGGCCTAAGGTATTGAACAGAACCATTGCTTGGGAAGGGGAGGAACGGAGATGACCGACACGGCGGGCGACGGGGGCGCGATCGCGCGGCTCAATCCCGTGCTGCGGCAGGTCCGGGCGGGCAACGGTTTCGAGGAGGCGCTGGAGCAGATCCTCCAGGTGGTCCGGCTGGGTCTGGTGCCGGGCGGGGAACGGCTGCCGCCGGAGCGGGAGTTGGCGGAGCGGATGGGGATCAGCCGGGTCACCCTGCGCGAGGTGCTGAAGGTGCTCCAGGACCAGGGCCTGGTCGAGGCCCGGCGCGGCCGGTACGGGGGCACGTTCGTGCTGGCCCGCCCCGACACCCCGGCCGGCGGGGCCGAGGAGGAGCTGCGGCGGCGCGTGGCGGGGGTGGACATCGAGGACGTGCTGCGCTTCCGCGAGGTGCTGGAGGTCGGCGCGGCCGGGCTGTGCGCCTCGCAGGGGCTGCCCGAGGAGGGCGGCGAACGGCTGCTCGCCGCCCTGGCCGCCACGCACGACGCCCCGCTGGCCGAGTACCGCCGCCAGGACACCCTCTTCCACCTGACCCTGTGCGAACTGGCCGGCTCGGCCAGCCTGACGGCCCAGTACGCGGCCGTCCGGGCCCGGGTCAACGACCTGCTGGACTGCATCCCGCTGCTGGTGCGCAACCTGGAGCACTCCCAGCAGCAGCACAGCGCCCTGGTGGAGGCGGTGCTGGAACGCGACGCGGAGGCGGCGCGGGCGGTGATGCGCGAGCACTGCTGCGGTACGGCGGCCCTGCTGCGCGGATTCCTGGCCTGAGGGGGCGGGGCGGTTGAGGCGGGAGAGGTTTTCGTAACCCCTGTTTAACGCAGGGGTCTTGCGCGCTCCCCGCCCTTGACGCAAAGGTACGCAGCGAAACCTTTCCCCCTGGGCAGGAGCGCACATGGCCGAAGACCTTTCCACCGCGCCCGCATCACCCGCCGTCGGGGACACCGACGCCGAGTACCTCCAGCGCCGGACCCTGCGCCGCGGCAGCGCCGGCTGGCTGCTGCTGACCGGGCTCGGCGTCGCCTACGTCGTCTCCGGGGACTACTCCGGCTGGAACGTGGGCCTGTCCAAGGGCGGCTTCGGCGGCCTGGCCGTCGCCACGGTGCTCATGGGCGCCATGTACGCCTGCCTGGTCTTCTCCCTCGCCGAACTGTCCACCATCCTGCCCACGGCGGGCGGTGGTTACGGCTTCGCCCGCCGCGCGCTGGGCCCCTGGGGCGGCTTCCTGACCGGTACCGCCATCCTCATCGAGTACGTCCTGGCCCCGGCGGCGATCGTCATCTTCATCGGCGACTACGTCGAATCCCTGGGCCTGTTCGGGCTGACCTCCAGCTGGCCGGTCTACCTCGGCTGCTTCGTCGTCTTCATCGGCGTCCACCTGTGGGGCGTGGGCGAGGCCCTGCGCTTCAGCCTCGTCGTCACCGCCATCGCCGTGGCCGCCCTGCTGGTCTTCGCCGCCGGCGCGCTGACCGGCTTCGACGCGGCCTCCCTCGACAACATCCCGGTGGACACCGGTGCGTTCGGCTCCGGCTCCTGGCTGCCGTTCGGCGTCCTCGGCATCTGGGCCGCGTTCCCCTTCGGCATGTGGTTCTTCCTCGGCGTCGAGGGCGTCCCGCTGGCGGCGGAGGAGGCCAAGGACCCGGTCCGCTCCATGCCGAAGGCCCTGGCCATCTCCATGGGCATCCTCGCGCTCCTCGCCCTGGTCACCTTCGTCGCCGCCACCGGCGCGCAGGGCGCCGACGCCGTGAAGTCCGCGGGCAACCCCCTGGTCGTGGCCCTGGAGGGGGACGGCGGCCCGACCGCGCTGAGCCGCTTCGTCAACTACGCGGGCCTCGCCGGCCTCGTCGCCTCCTTCTTCTCCCTCATCTACGCGGGCTCCCGCCAGCTGTTCGCCCTCTCCCGGGCCGGATACCTGCCGCGCTTCCTTTCCCTCACCTCCCGGCGCAAGGCGCCGTACCTCGGACTGGTGATCCCCGGCGCGATCGGTTTCGCCCTCGCGGCGGCCACCGGCAACGGGGCGCGGATGCTGAACGTCGCGGTGTTCGGGGCGACCATCTCCTACGCCCTGATGGCCCTCTCCCACATCGTGCTGCGCCGCCGCGAACCCGGCCTGGAACGGCCGTACCGCACCCCCGGAGGGGTCCTGACCTCGTCCGTCGCCTTCGTCCTCGCCCTTTCGGCGCTGGTCGCCACCTTCCTGGTGGACGTCGACGCGGCGCTCATCGCCCTCGCCGTGTACGCCGTCGCCCTCGCCTACTTCGCCTTCTACAGCCGCCACCGGCTCGTGGCCTCCGCGCCCGAGGAGGAGTTCGCCGCGCTTGCGGAAGCCGAGGCGGAGTTGACCAGAGACTGAAATCCTGCTCCCGCACCCTGCTCCGCTTCCGGCACCACCCTGGAGGTAACACCGTGCCCAGGCCGCTCATCGGCATCACGACCTACGTGGAGGCGTCCACCCGCTACGGGGTGTGGGACCTTCCGACGTCCCTCGTCCCGTCCGGCTACTACGAACTGGTCCAGGCGGCGGGCGGCGCGGCCGTCCTGCTGCCGCCCGACGACGCGGAGCGGGCGGCGGAGGTGCTGGGACGGCTCGACGGGCTCGTCGTCTCCGGCGGCCCGGACGTGGACCCCCTGCGGTACGGGGCCGAGCGCGACCCCCGTACGGGCGCACCCGCGACGGTCCGCGACGAGTGGGAACTGGCCCTGCTCCGGGCCGCCCTGGCCGACGGGGTGCCGCTCCTGGGCATCTGCCGCGGCATGCAGGCGCTGAACGTGGCCCTGGGCGGCACGCTGATCCAGCACATCGACGGCCACGTCGACACCCCCGGGGTCACCTCCTGGCACCCCGTCACCCCGGTGCCCGGCACCCGGTACGCGGAGCTGGTCCCGGAGGTCGCGGAGGTCCCGACGTACCACCACCAGGCGGTGGACCGCCTCGGCCGGGGGCTGGTCGTCTCGGCGTACGCGCAGGACGGCACGGTCGAGGCCATCGAGGACCCCGACCGGTCGAAGTGGGTCGTGGGCGTGCAGTGGCACCCCGAGCGGGACAAGGACACCCGGGTGATGGCCTCCCTGGTCGAGGCGGCCGCCGACCGCCGGCCGGTCCCGGTGGCCTGACCCCGCCCCACCCCCGCGGGCCCCGGCGCCCCCTCCCCGCGCCGGGGCCCGCGCATCCGCCCGCCTGCCGGTGCGGCCGGCGCCGGAGTCGAGCGGCCGGCGGGCGGGCCCGGGCCGCCCTCCGCCGCGAGGCGTGGGGCCGCCCCGTCGCCCCGTCGCATCGTCGCCCGGGCGGCCTACGGGCGGCGGCGGGTCAGTGACAGGAGGTCCCGCGCCGGGCCCGCCGGGCGGGCCCCCGACGGCCAGACGGCGCGCAGCGCCCGGGCGAGCGCGGCGCCCGGAACCGGGACCTCGACCAGCCGGCGGGCCGCGAGTTCGTCGCCCAGCGCCAGCTCCGACAGGACGCACGGCCCCGCACCGCTCAGCGCGGCCGCCTTCACGGCGGTGGTGGAGGCGAGCTCCAGCAGCGGGGCCGCCACCCCGCCCGAGGGGGCCAGCGCGGCGTCGAGGACCTGCCGGGTGCCCGAGCCGCGCTCCCGCAGGATCAGCGCCGTCGACGCCAGTTCCCCCGCCGCCACCCCCTTCGAGCGCCGCGCCCAGGGGTGCCCCGGTGCCACCGCCACCACCAGGCGGTCCTGGGCGATGACCGCCGAGTCCAGGCCGTCGGGGACGCTGAGCCCCTCCACGAAGCCGAGGTCGGCCTCGTGGGTCAGCACCCGCTGGGCCACGTCCGCCGAGTTCCCGGCGTGCAGGGACACCGCCGTGTCGGGCCGCTCGCCGCGCAGGGCGATCAGCCAGCCCGGCAGCAGGTACTCGGCGATGGTCATGCTGGCGGCCACCCGCAGCCGCGAGTCCCGCCGCCCGCGCAACGCCTGCGCGCCCGCGTCGAAGGCCTCGGCCGCCTCCACCACCCGCCGGGCCCAGTCCGTGACCAGCGCGCCCTCCGCCGTCAGCGTCGAGCCGCGCGGGGAGCGGTCCACCAAGGCGACCCCCAGCCGGGTCTCCATCGCCCGGATCCGGCTGCTCGCCGCCGGCTGCGTGATGCCCAGGCGGCGCGCCGCACGGCTCAGGCTGCCGACCCGCGCCACCGTGAGCAGCAGCTCCAGTGCGCCCAGGTCCGGCACCCGGTGTGCGAGCGGAACCATCTCCTCGTTACCCATAACATCAGTTTATGGCCTGATAGACACGCGGCCTCTGCCGGACGGCCCCGGCGGACGGGACGCTGGACCCATGGCCACCACCACCGTGCGACCCCGCACCGTCATCAACAGCGCACCCCGGACCCACAAGGCCCCCGCGCTGCGCCACCTCGGCCCCAACTGGTACGCCTCCGTCATGGGTACGGCGATCATCGCGAACGCCGGGGCCACCCTCCCCTACCAGCTCCCGGGCCAGCGCGTGGCCTGCCAGCTCGTCTGGGCGCTGTCCGCCGCGGCCCTCGCCGTCCTGCTCGCCGCCCGCGCCGGGCACTGGCTCCACCACCGCGACCAGGCCCGCGCCCACCTCCTCGACCCGGCCGTCGCCCCCTTCTACGGATGTCTGGCGATGGCCCTGCTGGCGGTCGGCGGCGGCACGCTCATCGTCGGCAAGGACCTGATCGGGACCGGCGCCGCCGTCGCCGTGGACACCGTCCTGTTCACCGCCGGCACCCTGACCGGCCTGGTGATGGCCGTGGTGGTGCCCTACCTGATGGTGGTCCGGCACAAGGTCGAGGCCTCGCAGGCCACCCCCGTGTGGCTGCTGCCCGTGGTCTCCCCCATGGTCTCCGCCGCCGTCGGTCCCCTGCTGGTCCCCCACCTGCCCGCCGGCCAGCCCCGCGAGGCCCTGCTGCTGGCCTGCTACGCCATGTTCGGCGTGAGCCTCATGGCCACCCTGCTGCTGCTCCCCCTGGTCTTCGGCCGGCTGATCGTGAGCGGACCCCTGCCCCTGGCGCTGACCCCGGCCCTGTTCCTGGTCCTCGGCCCCCTCGGCCAGTCGACCACCGCCGTCAACCAGCTCGCCGACGTGGCCCCCGGCGCCATCGGCGCCCCCTACGCCCAGGCCCTCGGCGCCTTCGCCGTCGTCTACGGAGTGCCCGTGATGGGCTTCGCCCTGCTGTGGCTGGCCCTGGCCGCCTCGATGCTGGTCCGCGCCGCCCGCGGCGGCATGGGCTTCGCGATGACCTGGTGGGCACTGACCTTCCCCGTCGGCACCTGCGTGACCGGCGCCGCCGGGCTGGCCCGGCACACCGGGCTGGACGCCTTCGCCTGGCTGGCCGCCGCCCTGTTCCTGGGCCTGGTCACCGCCTGGCTGCCGGCCGCCGTCCACACCCTGCGCGGCCTCTTCAGCGGCCGGCTGCTGCCGAAGACCGCCTGAGCGCCGCCCCCAGGACGGCCGGCGCCTGCGCCAGCGAAGGCCCGTACCAGGTGAGGTGACGGCCGCTGACCAGCGCGGCCCGGAGGCCCGGAAAGGCCTCCGGGCCGTCCTGCGCGGTGAAGGCGTAGGGCTCGTCGGGGAGCACCACCAGATCGCAGCCGCTCGCCGTCAGCTCGGCGAGCGGCACCTTCGGATACCGCTCCGGGTGCCCGGCGTACACGTTGCGGACCCCCAGCCGGGCGAGCAGGTCGCCCGCGAAGGTGTCCCGGCCCAGCACCATCCACGGTCGGCGCCACACCGGCACGAAGGCCGTGAAGGAGCCCGCGGGCTCCACCCCGGACCAGACCTCTTCGGCACGGTCCAGCCACTCGGGCCGCTCCAGCCCCAGCGCCCCCACCAGCAGCCGGTCCAGCTCGGAGAAGGCCTGCGGCAGGTCGCGGACCTCGGTGACCAGCACCTCCAGACCGGCCGCGCGCAGCGCCGCCAGGTCGGGGGCCCGGTTCTCCTCCTCGTTGGCGATCACCAGGTCCGGGCGCAGCCGTACGATCGCCCCCACGTCGGGGTTCTTCGTCCCCCCGATCCGTACCGCCTCCCCCAGGTCCGCCGGGTGCGTGCACCAGTCCGTGACCCCGACGAGCCGCCCCGGCGCCGACACGGCGACCGCCTCCGTGAGGGAGGGCACGAGCGAGACGACGCGCACCGGCTCAGTGCTCCGGGGACGGCGGCTCGGAGGTGGCGTGGATGTGCTCTCCGACGGCCACGACGAGGAGCCGGGTGTCCTCGCTCGTGGCCCGCCAGCGGTGGCGCACCCCGCCGGACAGGAACAGCGCGTCCCCCTCCTCCAGCCGGTACGCCCGCCCCTCGGCCTCCACCTGGCAGGCCCCCGCGACCACGTACATCAGCTCGTCGTTGCGGTGCTGGTACTCGCGGCCGGCGTCCTGGTCGCCGCTGAACTCCAGCGCGTGCAGCTGGTGGTGGCCCCGTACGAGGGGGCGCACTCCGCCCACCGGCCCGAGCCCGGAGTCGTCGCCGGCCCGCACCAGGTCCACCGTGCGGGCCGTGTCGGAGGCGGCGAGCAGGTCGACCGCCGTGGTCTCCAGGGCGTCCGCGACCCGCTCCAGCGAGCGCATGCTGGGGCGGGCGCGCTCGTTCTCTATCTGGCTGAGGAAGGGCACGGACAGCCCGCTGCGCGCCGACACCGCGGCCAGCGTGAGGTGGAGCGCCCGGCGCCGTTTGCGCACCGCGACGCCCACCCGCAGCGGCTGCTCCTTGGCGTCCTTCTCCTTGTCGTTCACGTCGGGGCCGCCCGCCCGGGCGAAGCCGTACTCCGTGCCGTCCGAGGCTTCCGCGATGTTCCCGTCTTCCTTGCCGTTCATGTCGGGGCTGCCCTCCCCTACCCGTCGTCGCACATCGGTGTGCTGTAAGCACCTTACGCAGCAACCGCCCCCGGAATCGCGCGCAAGGGACCTCCGGGCCGTTCCCCGGCCGATTCCCGTACCCGGGCGGTCACCCTGCGTGGCCGCCTCCCGCCTGCCACAGCACACGGTCGCCGTCGAGGATCACCGCGTCGCCGGCCGGGCGGA is part of the Streptomyces katrae genome and harbors:
- a CDS encoding aldehyde dehydrogenase family protein, which codes for MSEALDPSHLRVLNPATEELVATVPAATRDDVDSAVARATAAQRGWAAAAPADRARLLRRFAAVVDGHLEELARLEVREAGHTLGNARWEAGNVRDLLDYAAGGVERLSGRQIPVAGGIDVTFLEPLGVIGVIAPWNFPMPIAAWGLAPALAAGNAVILKPAETTPLTALRLAELALEAGIPEHLFQVLPGHGAVTGDALVEHPGIAKIVFTGSTRVGKQIMSKCADRVKRVTLELGGKSPNIVFADADLETAAAAAPMAYLDNTGQDCCARTRILVQRSVYDRFLDLVTPALTSVVVGDPLDEKTQMGPLVSAAQLERVRAYVTGDLKAVRGTAPEGPGFWYPPTLVTEVDPTAPVAAEEVFGPVAVLLPFEDEEDAVRLANATEYGLSGSLWTRDVGRALRVSRAVRAGNLSVNSHSSVRYWTPFGGYKQSGLGRELGPDALTAFTETKNVFISTEA
- a CDS encoding glutamine synthetase family protein; its protein translation is MVDRKPPLAPEELRALVAGGEIDTVVLAFPDMQGRLQGKRFAAQFFLDEVLDHGTEGCNYLLAVDTDMNTVDGYEMSSWDRGYGDFAMHPDLATLRRIPWNPGSAFVLADLAWHDGTPVVAAPRQILRRQLERLAEHGYTAMVGTELEFMVFQDTYEQAWNADYRALTPANQYNIDYSVLGTGRIEPLLRRIRNEMQTAGLTVESAKGECNLGQHEIAFRYDEALTTCDQHSVYKTGAKEIASQEGVSLTFMAKFDEREGNSCHIHLSLTDTDGRNAMAGDGPGGMSPLMRHFLAGQLAALRDFSLLYAPNINSYKRFRPGSFAPTAVAWGVDNRTCALRVVGHGRSMRFENRLPGGDVNPYLAVAGLVAAGLYGVENRLELPEACTGNAYTADFAHVPTTLREAAELWENSEIAKAAFGPEVVAHYRNMARVELDAYDSAVTDWERRRSFERL
- a CDS encoding FadR/GntR family transcriptional regulator translates to MTDTAGDGGAIARLNPVLRQVRAGNGFEEALEQILQVVRLGLVPGGERLPPERELAERMGISRVTLREVLKVLQDQGLVEARRGRYGGTFVLARPDTPAGGAEEELRRRVAGVDIEDVLRFREVLEVGAAGLCASQGLPEEGGERLLAALAATHDAPLAEYRRQDTLFHLTLCELAGSASLTAQYAAVRARVNDLLDCIPLLVRNLEHSQQQHSALVEAVLERDAEAARAVMREHCCGTAALLRGFLA
- the eat gene encoding ethanolamine permease, with product MAEDLSTAPASPAVGDTDAEYLQRRTLRRGSAGWLLLTGLGVAYVVSGDYSGWNVGLSKGGFGGLAVATVLMGAMYACLVFSLAELSTILPTAGGGYGFARRALGPWGGFLTGTAILIEYVLAPAAIVIFIGDYVESLGLFGLTSSWPVYLGCFVVFIGVHLWGVGEALRFSLVVTAIAVAALLVFAAGALTGFDAASLDNIPVDTGAFGSGSWLPFGVLGIWAAFPFGMWFFLGVEGVPLAAEEAKDPVRSMPKALAISMGILALLALVTFVAATGAQGADAVKSAGNPLVVALEGDGGPTALSRFVNYAGLAGLVASFFSLIYAGSRQLFALSRAGYLPRFLSLTSRRKAPYLGLVIPGAIGFALAAATGNGARMLNVAVFGATISYALMALSHIVLRRREPGLERPYRTPGGVLTSSVAFVLALSALVATFLVDVDAALIALAVYAVALAYFAFYSRHRLVASAPEEEFAALAEAEAELTRD
- a CDS encoding gamma-glutamyl-gamma-aminobutyrate hydrolase family protein, which translates into the protein MPRPLIGITTYVEASTRYGVWDLPTSLVPSGYYELVQAAGGAAVLLPPDDAERAAEVLGRLDGLVVSGGPDVDPLRYGAERDPRTGAPATVRDEWELALLRAALADGVPLLGICRGMQALNVALGGTLIQHIDGHVDTPGVTSWHPVTPVPGTRYAELVPEVAEVPTYHHQAVDRLGRGLVVSAYAQDGTVEAIEDPDRSKWVVGVQWHPERDKDTRVMASLVEAAADRRPVPVA
- a CDS encoding LysR family transcriptional regulator, which gives rise to MGNEEMVPLAHRVPDLGALELLLTVARVGSLSRAARRLGITQPAASSRIRAMETRLGVALVDRSPRGSTLTAEGALVTDWARRVVEAAEAFDAGAQALRGRRDSRLRVAASMTIAEYLLPGWLIALRGERPDTAVSLHAGNSADVAQRVLTHEADLGFVEGLSVPDGLDSAVIAQDRLVVAVAPGHPWARRSKGVAAGELASTALILRERGSGTRQVLDAALAPSGGVAAPLLELASTTAVKAAALSGAGPCVLSELALGDELAARRLVEVPVPGAALARALRAVWPSGARPAGPARDLLSLTRRRP
- a CDS encoding TDT family transporter — encoded protein: MATTTVRPRTVINSAPRTHKAPALRHLGPNWYASVMGTAIIANAGATLPYQLPGQRVACQLVWALSAAALAVLLAARAGHWLHHRDQARAHLLDPAVAPFYGCLAMALLAVGGGTLIVGKDLIGTGAAVAVDTVLFTAGTLTGLVMAVVVPYLMVVRHKVEASQATPVWLLPVVSPMVSAAVGPLLVPHLPAGQPREALLLACYAMFGVSLMATLLLLPLVFGRLIVSGPLPLALTPALFLVLGPLGQSTTAVNQLADVAPGAIGAPYAQALGAFAVVYGVPVMGFALLWLALAASMLVRAARGGMGFAMTWWALTFPVGTCVTGAAGLARHTGLDAFAWLAAALFLGLVTAWLPAAVHTLRGLFSGRLLPKTA
- a CDS encoding helical backbone metal receptor yields the protein MRVVSLVPSLTEAVAVSAPGRLVGVTDWCTHPADLGEAVRIGGTKNPDVGAIVRLRPDLVIANEEENRAPDLAALRAAGLEVLVTEVRDLPQAFSELDRLLVGALGLERPEWLDRAEEVWSGVEPAGSFTAFVPVWRRPWMVLGRDTFAGDLLARLGVRNVYAGHPERYPKVPLAELTASGCDLVVLPDEPYAFTAQDGPEAFPGLRAALVSGRHLTWYGPSLAQAPAVLGAALRRSSAAAGR
- a CDS encoding helix-turn-helix domain-containing protein; protein product: MGVAVRKRRRALHLTLAAVSARSGLSVPFLSQIENERARPSMRSLERVADALETTAVDLLAASDTARTVDLVRAGDDSGLGPVGGVRPLVRGHHQLHALEFSGDQDAGREYQHRNDELMYVVAGACQVEAEGRAYRLEEGDALFLSGGVRHRWRATSEDTRLLVVAVGEHIHATSEPPSPEH